In Rhizobium sp. 9140, the genomic stretch GCGAAACGCGCGTTCAGGTCTATGACGTCACCATCGACGACGGCCGGGGCGGCCGGACGACGCAACCGGTCAGCGTCACGATGACCGGGACCAACGATGCGCCGGTCATTCACACGAGCGCATCCGTGTTCTCGGGCGGGATCACGGAACTGGTGGATGGCTTGGCCGGGGAGAACCGGACGAGCCTGACGACACCCGGTTCGATCGCCTTCTCCGACGCAGACCTCAGCGACAGCCACACCGCGACGTTTACGGCAAAGGCCGCCGACTATCTCGGCGCCTTCACCCTCACCCGGGCCGAGAACGGCAGGATAGGTTGGACGTTCTCTGCCGAAGACAGCGCTCTCGACAAGCTCAAGGCAGGAGAGGTTCTCACCCAGTCCTACGACATCATCGTCGATGACGGCCATGGCGGTCGGACGACCCGAACCGCGGTGGTGACGATCACCGGCGCGAGCGACGCCGAAGCAGGCCCGACGATCGTCTCCGCTCTCCAGGTCGGGGCCGGCGCGGACGCCATTGTTTTCGGCGACAACACCACCCTGAACCAGGGCGGCAGTTTCGGCGCGGGCGCCAACAGCCTGACGGCAGGCGACAACTTCGTACTCAAGGCCGGTACGCTCAACTTCGATGCGAGCACCGGACCGGCGAGCCTGACGCTTGGAAAGAACGCCAACCTCAACGGCGGCGACATCCTGATGAGCGAGGACAGGGCCGCAAACTCGGTCGCCGTGGGCGACGGATCGAAGATCAGCTACGTCCTCATGAACGGCGGCGGCGCCGATGCGTCGCAGACGCTGACGCTCGGTCAGAAGGTGACGACGGATTACGCGATCGTCATGAACGGCAGCGGCACCGCCGCGGACGCGATGGAACTCGCGGTCACGATCGGCAACGGCTCCCTGGTCGGCGGCGCTCTCACTGCGAACGGCAACAATGCGGCGAAGCGGGTGACGCTCGGTGATGCCGTCACGATCGACGGCGCGCTCTCCCTCCAGGGCACGAACAACACGACGACGGTGAAGATCGGCGACGACCTGACTCTGAAGGGTAACTTCAACGGCGCGGGCTCGGGCGTGGAAACCGTCGAGATCGGCCGGAACTGGCAGATCGATGGTCAGGTCGATCTGGGTGGCGGCAACGACACGCTGCGGATCGGCACCACGACCCGCGACGGCGCGGGCATCATCTCCGGCGGCGCCGGCACGGACAGCCTCGACATCGTCATGACGGACGACCTGCGCGCTTCGTTCGAAAGCGCGGCATCCGCCGCAAACTGGGTTCGCAAGGCGGACGGGTCCTGGGATCCGCAGGGCCGTGCGCTGAGCTGGCAGGGCAACACCTATACGAGCTTCGAAGCCGTGAAGACGACGTTTGTGGCTGGCACGTCGGCGGTCGCCGTGAAGACGGCGATCGATAGCCTGCAGGCGACGGCCGGCGCCGACGCCTTCATTCTGGGCTCGGACGTTACCCTACAGAACGGCACCTATTTTGCCGGCGGCGCCAACAGCCTGACGGCCGGTGACAACTTTACCCTGAAGGCCGGCACACTCAACTTCGATGGCAGTTCGGGCGCCTCCAACCTGACGCTCGGCAAGAACGCCAACCTCAACGGCGGCGATATCTTGATGAGCAATGCGGGCGCTGCCAATGCGGTGACCGTCGGCGATGGCTCGAAGATCAGCTACGTCCTGATGAACGGCGGCGGCGCCAAGGCATCGCAGATGCTGACGCTGGGCGAGAAGGTCACGACCGACTATGCCATGGTCATCGACGGCAGCGGCACGGCGGCGGATGTGATGGAAATCGACGTCAGGATTGGCAACGGGTCGTCCATTGGAGGCGTTTTCTACGCCAACGGCAGCAATGCCACGAAGACCGTGACGCTCGGAAACAACGTCACGATCGACGGCGCCATGTCTCTTCAGGGCATCAACAACACCACGACGGTGAAGATCGGTGACGATCTGACGCTGAAAGGCGCTTTCATCGGCGCGGGCTCGGGGTCCGAAATCGTCGAAATCGGCAAGAACTGGCAGATCGACGGCGCCGTCAATCTCGGCGCTGGTAACGACAAGCTGCGGATCGGCAGCACCGACCGCGACAGCGCAGGCACCATCGCCGGTGGCGCGGGCACAGACAGCATCGAGCTGGTCCTTGCCAGCACCGCCGAGAAGACCGCTTTCGCAGCAGTTGCCAAGGCAGCGGGCTGGCAGATGCTCGATGATGGAAGCTGGAACACGCTCGGCCGCGCCGTCACCTGGCATGGCGTGACCTACACAACCTTCGAGACGGCGAAGGCCTCCATCGAGCCGGTGGCCGTCATCGCTGTTGCGGCAGGGGACGGGCATATCCAGGGCCTCGCCGCCTCTGCCATGTCGACAGGCATGGCAAAGGCCGTCACACTCGACACCGCGACATTCTACGGCACCGACGGCGACGACTTCATCCTCGGCAATGCCGGCGACAACATCCTCGAATCCCGTGGCGGGAACGATACGGTCGATGGCGCACAGGGCTATGATGTGCTCCGTCTTTCAGGCAATGCCGCCGACTACAGCTTCGTCAAGGAAGCGGATGGCAGCATTCTCATGACCAGCGCTCACGACGGCCATGACGTCCTGCACAATGTCGAAGCCGTCTGGTTCCACGACTCCGCACAGCCGACGGCAATCGACCATCTGACGAACTGATGGCCTGACGATAGGCTACCGGGCGATGACGACGCCCGGTAGAGATGGACGCGGTTCGCCCCCATCGGGGATTCCGGTGGTTTCCCCTTTACTGCGTCTGCGGGGTTCCTTCCCGCTTTCCGTACCGACGATTTCGGCGAGGAGGCCCGAGGTCGCAGCAAGACGCGTAATGGCGGCAAAGCGCGTGACCACGGCTTCCAGTTCTTCACTGGTCGCCATCGTCAGCTGGCGACGGGTCAGGAGAACGTCGTCGATGGGAATGAGGCCGGCATGGTACTGGTCCACCTTGGCCGCATAGGATGTGCGCAGCGCTTTGATCTTGCGCCGCGAAAGGTCTGCCTGTTTCGTTGCGGACTGAACCTCGATCCAGTCGACGCGCAACTGCGTCTCGGCCTTCCGGTCTTCCGAAAGCGCCCGATGCATTGCCGCATTGGCAAGTTCGTCGGCCTCCCGCACATCGGCCGTGGTCGTGAGATCCACCAGAGGCACGGTCAGTTGCAGCCCGACGCTCCACCCGTCCGTATTGCGGCTGGTGCGCGTGGTCCTGGAGGTCTTGTAGTCCGTCTTCAGGTCGAGACGCGGAAAGTAGCGGCCCTTGGCCACCTTGCGCCCGTTTTCCGCCGCATCGAAACGGTGCCAGTTGGCTTTCAGCCCCGAATTGCGCGAATGGGTCAAATCGACAAGCGCATCGAGGCCTCGCCGCGGCACGGCTTCGAGGTTGGGAAGCTTGAAGCCGCCGGGTGCAGCCTGCCGTAGCTGGGAGGACAGGATGGCCCTGGACTTCGCCGCCGAACTGCTGGTGATCACCAGCGTGCGGGCGACATCGCTCAGTTCCGCTTCCAATTCCGCAGCATCGCCTTCGGTCGCCCGTCCGGCATCGACGCGACCGCGCACGGCCTTCCGCAAGGTGCCAAGATCGCGCAGATTGTCCTCCAGCACCTTGGCCTGCCGGGTCGCAAGGTTCAGGTCGATTGCGGCGTTGATGGTTTCCAGCGCCACGCTTTCCGTGACGCTGCGCAGTTCGGCAGCCGCGGCCAGTGCCCGGCTCTCCGCACTTCGCTTCGTATAGAGACGTTGCCCGCCATCCAGCAGCGGCAGGGCGATGGAGATGCCGGCATTCATGCCGGGATCGTTCACGGACAATGACGAGTCGCGGTCCCCACCGACCCAGGCATTGCCGGAGACGGTCGGAAGAAACGCCGCGCTGGCGCGGCTGACACCCGCCTGCGCGGCCCGCTTTTCCGCCGAAAGGCTGCGCACGAGGTCGCTCTCCTCGATCGCCACGGAGACGGCATCCATGAGATCCGCAGAAACGCTGCCGATGCCTTCCCGAAGGAGCAGCGATGGTTCATTCGCGATATCGCGCGCCGCCTGCGGGCGGCGGATGGGCAAAGAGGCAGAGCCCATCTGGTCCATCATCGTCAGCCGCAGGTCGAGGCCGGACGGCGTTCCTCCCGTCTGAAGAGGATCGATCGTCATCAGCCGCAGACCTCTATCGCCTGCCGGGCGAAGGTCTTCGGCAAGACTGGTGCCGGCCATGAGACAGGTGCAGGCGAGAGCAAGCCAGGAGCGCGCCATGATCATGGCTCCCGGAAACTGCGGGAGAGACTGTCGAT encodes the following:
- a CDS encoding TolC family protein; its protein translation is MARSWLALACTCLMAGTSLAEDLRPAGDRGLRLMTIDPLQTGGTPSGLDLRLTMMDQMGSASLPIRRPQAARDIANEPSLLLREGIGSVSADLMDAVSVAIEESDLVRSLSAEKRAAQAGVSRASAAFLPTVSGNAWVGGDRDSSLSVNDPGMNAGISIALPLLDGGQRLYTKRSAESRALAAAAELRSVTESVALETINAAIDLNLATRQAKVLEDNLRDLGTLRKAVRGRVDAGRATEGDAAELEAELSDVARTLVITSSSAAKSRAILSSQLRQAAPGGFKLPNLEAVPRRGLDALVDLTHSRNSGLKANWHRFDAAENGRKVAKGRYFPRLDLKTDYKTSRTTRTSRNTDGWSVGLQLTVPLVDLTTTADVREADELANAAMHRALSEDRKAETQLRVDWIEVQSATKQADLSRRKIKALRTSYAAKVDQYHAGLIPIDDVLLTRRQLTMATSEELEAVVTRFAAITRLAATSGLLAEIVGTESGKEPRRRSKGETTGIPDGGEPRPSLPGVVIAR